The sequence CTAAAgtacaaaatatacaaaataaaatcggTAATGGAGGGCGTTACACATTGTGGCAGACTATATAAATGCaatgcattattatttatttagggGAAAATTTGGATTCATTTGCAACAATATCCATTTGCAATGGAAACAGGGATTACAgacacaaaatataataatatataataatatatttacaacGCTACATTCAGTTTAACGTGCATTTTGACTAGATATTATTATGGCAAGCAATGTGTTAAACTGATTACTGCGATCTTGATTCTGTAGTATCAACCACGTAGGTCTATTTGAATGAACACTTTCTGGCTGCACAGTTACTGCCATTTACAATTCACAGTAGTTGAACTTTAGTCCCCAACATAGGAAACAAAGCGGTGCAATAAGATTCTATATGTTTTTATCACCTTGTTTTAATGTCAGTATTCACACAGTTGTGTGTTGTCATCATGAGCAACACCAATCAAAAGACAAATGTAGTTATATAGTTACATATATATGACACACCTGTGAATACGTGTGTCCTAAAGTCATAAAATGTGAAGTCTTTGTCAGTGATTTTctaaaaaagtcacattttttcTGAGAACTTGTATAATTTCTCTGTTTGAAGAAGAGTTGAATTGGGCGTTGAAGGGCTCTTGTATCATTTTATGGCCACGAAGAAGCATGAGATTATGAGTAACACcaaatccttttctttttttctctttcctggtAAAAGAGTAATGATGATAGAGATATAAAGAGGTACAAGCAAGCCCTTATTGGTTAAAGAGACCTGGCCCGACCTTTCAAAAACAGGTGTGTAAGGAGTGCTGTGCTCTGCACAGCCTTTAAAAGGATGCAAATCCTCCACATGTGCCAATTGTCCTGCAAATCTGAAGATGGGCTGCAGACGCACAGACTGCCTAGCAAAGCCTCTGTCAGGCCTTTTTGAAAAACTTGGATCACTTGTAGGCTCctatccatgttatttttttgtgattcctCTCATACTCTCAGCAGCGCTTGGCGGAGGCTTCACTTTTCTCAGCGACAGGGAGGACAATGACTTTGAGCGGCAGTTCACACCCAGGAAAGGACCCTCGAAGGCAACAAGAGCTTTTGTCAGGGAAAACTTCCCCTACAATGACTCCATGTTTTCAGCGGACAGGTTGTACGACAACGGCAACTTTGCATCCCTCATTGCTGTATCGACTAACAGCTCAAGTATACTTACACATCCTGCTTTTGGGGAAATCCTCAGGCTCAACGATATGATCCTTAATATCACTGTGGACAATGGTAGCCTGGGATTCAGTGAGTTATGTGCAAAAGCCAACGGGGAATGTGTGTCAAACATCGTCCTGGAAATTATTAGCGCTAATGCAACCAGCATCATCTTCCCTGTACACAGGTACAGATCCAGTTCAGTGTTTCTTGGCTCTGTGCTCGGCGGGGTGATCACAGATGCCAACAGCTCAGTCATGAGTGCTCAGGCTGTAAAACTCATCTACTACTTAGATAAAAAGGAAAGCTCAGCTGACGCCTCAAAATTATGGCTGAGAGGATTTCAAAAACTCTTATCAGATGCGACTGACTGCAAACACATTGACGTACGTATCATTTGctacatacattgttttttctcaCATACTCTACTGAACTGCTGTATGTgaggggtcacatttgagcctctctttgttttaattaagaTGCACTGACTCTAGCTAAgttgtcaatcgaattatctgtagttcagtaaaaaaaacttgtgcgaataaagctggtgaaagtgtgtttccaacggctttaaagcaaaaaaaaacctgtgcgttatgacgtcacatgctgttttgcgatcataTTAGTATATCGAATGGATTTGAGACATttgaaggtgtttccattcatttcacactgaatcgcacaacattcaaacaAATATTTGTGAACAaagttttctagacaaaatagattgcgccgtctaccaacacatgatcaatattaaGTTGTAATGGTACTTATGTGTCAGCTGATACCAACATGTCAAGCTATAATCAGAAaacaacacattgctatgaagatgcagatgcaacttgccttgtattgtccctccggcaccgctgaGACAGcccttttttgagacatgtctcactgtttgagcgccttccatttacttCTGAATAAGTCCCACGGCTTGTTGTAACCTTTGTTAGCCATTTCCTTCGCGAGTTCCTGACAAATCACTTTCAAAAAGTCTCACGTCTCCTCGTTCGTCCACGTACATCTGTTATTGTTGACACCCggcatgtgtgcaaacagagcggaaatactgggcggaaatgaactaaaactacGTCAttcttcgttttgtggcgggttgcaaccataaaatgacttaaaacgtaattgcaattcattatttatttggcaaatgaCATTTCCATCAGTGTTTATCGCATAAGCTGTATATCAATCAAGAGAAAATCCAATGAGACtaaacgtatttcctttgagtcaacattcatgaaattccattaaattttactgtttccacaaggcatttttcattcaatatcacttaattcggataaaaacGTGTAGATGGAAACACAGCTTCTGACACTGTAATCAGTGCTGAAAAACTACAGCTCCCATGATGCTATGACTGTGCACCAATTGAGCATGTTACAGCTTTTCAGTGAGACAACGACCACACATGAGAGGaacattgcatttttttgaatAAATTTGTTGTGAAGTTGTACAttattctttcttcttttaaaaaaaatatctgactATTATCATGTGAAGATTTTAGTTTTTCCATCAAACGCTTCTCTCTAGACAGGGAGGTACAAAGTCCAAAAATATCAGAGTGGAAGAATACCAGCTTTTAGCCTCATCAGATCGCAAAACATTGCAGAAACAACATTGTTAAACAGCCGTTTACAACCCACAGCTCTGTTTTATGGCTTCGGCTCGCTGCACCCCAATGTGAAACTACAACCAGGACTGACTCACAAGTCCAAATTCCCCCGACAAAGTTTGTGTAAAACTTTCTGATCGTTCCCTTTTTTCACATTCTTTATCCATCTAACTATCCCACTTATAGTCTGAAAATTGTATCTTCCTAACTGATTGTCTAAAGATAAGATGAGATAAGATTTATTGAATCCCACACTGGTGAAATTCCCTCGTTAAAGGCTGTTTTAAAGCCGTCTTGCACCACCATAGATATATTTCTGGTGGAGAAATACTCAATTAAACTTTATTTAGATAAATTTAAACATATTAAGTTTTGAAATCATCAgccttaaaaacaataaaagcctgCCAGAGGCaatatgtgtttatttgcaGAATACTTAAGTCAAGAGGGCAAGATGTCTTTAGAGCCAAATACAATACGTTAAGGGGTTTGGAAGTCACTGTGGTAATTGTAGTCTTCCACTAACAGAAGTAGATGAAACATTTTTAGgcaacacactgttaaaaataacCCATTGAATACATTTAGCACCACAAAATGGACAAGATATAAGTGGATTTGGTCTCATAGTTTTAGATATCGAAAATGAATATTGTTAACGTGCAATAAAATAAGCGCATACTGTAGATGCATTTTAGTTACAGCCTTTCTGCTTCAAATGTATCTTTACACTTCCTTTTCAGATTATGTGCTTTATAAACACAGTCACACTGGTTTTATTTCTGCAGAGACATCCATGTCTAAACCCTGTTTTCTGACTTCATGTTGGCGTCTGTGCTGTGTTGTAGGTGTCTTACTACACCTCCAAATCCAAGCAGGAGGAGATTGACAGTCACACCACAGATGGCTTCCCTTTATTCCTCATCACTTATGCCTGTGCTATCACTCTCTCAGTGATATCCTGCCTGAGGTAAGAAGTGATCAGTGACTGTCACACGGTGAGCGATTTCCTGACTGCGGGCCAAGTCTGGGGCACAGAGAGCTGTTGTTTATCAAATTGACTGATACAACACAGCCACATGTAGGTTACATGTagctgaaatgttttatttgacttCAAATTTAGTTTACGTATgagattttaattatttttgagtTCAGATCGAAAGGTTTTAGTTTATGTCTTAGGTTCTGTAAGGTGCAGTTTAGATTGTGATCGCACAGGGAGTCgacaaaatcataaaaaacagctgattgttTCGAACAatccataaaaaaacatcataaaccacagagacaaaaaacatgACTGAACGTGAGGCATGACAAACTGTTAAATTACACTTCTACATTTGATTATTGCTATTATAAAAATGTGATGGTGGGTTTTAGAGTGAGATTGTGACTTTAGAAAGAAGCTATAGCACTTTCATTCTCTTACAAATAAAAGGTTGAATTCCTAAGCAAACAAAAGCAGCCTCTCTCaattcaaaacacttttttacttggtctggtatgaccagtagcTCATAGTGGCTAAAGCTAACATCAGCTAACTTTAGATAGATATTGCTTTGtaatttacattttgacatCGCTGATTCAGTTTTTTGACTCTATGACTCTTCTTTGTTGCTACTGCTGGCTTTAGCATTTACCGTCATCCTGTATTTGACACTTGAGTTGACAGCGGTTTCTAATTAGGAGACGTTGCATAGTCTTGCTTTAAAGAGCAACTTAAAGGTGCTGGGGGAGTTTTCCtataaataaacaaagtttGAGTTTGAAACCTGCTTAGGTTTACATCCGTTTGCTAGCTAGAAGTCTTCTTCTTCCGTGCCTTTGCTGGGAAATAGCTGCGTTTCTTGGTGCGCTGCTATCACCTATAGATCAGTGTAATAATTAATAAAGCAGGACTGTGTATTCTATCAACTGTGAAAACTAAGAAAACAGGAACCCACACATAACATGCTTCGTAGCATAGCGCTAGTAGCAGTCAGAAACTCCACAAAGTTCCTGCAGCAGTTTAAAGCTtgagtgcgtaactttttttttatattactgaATGTCCGTTACGTTCAAgacattgccaaatgagttgatacgaGGTAATAACGACTATCAGCGCAacaaaactctctgtatttctcagtatgttcagaaactggtgtCCGGCGACTTTGGTGCGCACAAaattgagtgaagataattatcTCTACTGAAGAGGCCATTGTGGGTTTTttatcctccatgtcctccttggctacaagcaactgTGTTGGGAGGGGTGGTggtgcgcgatcacggaaggcttgtatcatgtggacgtgtcgacagttttgttgtcattacttggaATGCCTcgtgggggagacagaaactacgcactatagctttaaatccCTGCAGTGGGACACAAGTTTATGCCAGAGCGTGGCAGTACGTAGTGGCATCACTGTTGAGTGTAGCATACTCCACCTGGTGGGCAAGTAGTTATCTGtcagaggttgttttttttattttcaatgtaaACCCAAAAAACTGCTTGTAACTTCTTGCTCCAAATATCTAACAATAAGCTTGAAGTTGTCAAgataatacagtatattgttacCTTCAGTTGCTGCATTATGCAGTTAATATCTGATCTATGCCTTACTCCTTCACAGATTGGACAATGTGAGGAACAAGGTGTGGGTGGCCTTTTTTGGTGTCTTATCCTCGGGTCTGACTATTGTCTCCTCTTTTGGCTTGCTGCTTTACATCGGAGTGCCATTCGTTATAACAGTGGCAAACTCTCCTTTCCTGATACTTGGTAAGAAAAATACACCCTTGTCCTAATTGTAAAAACTGCATTTACATGGTAAGtgacaatataaaaaacaacaactcaacaATCTTTTGGAGAGCATTAAAGTGAGCAGGATTTGAATCTTTTTACATACTTCAAGGTAGATTAAACTGCAGTTCATCATTTTTTataagtgttttatgtttgacattaaaaatCTTGTAAAATGTTTAGAGTCTCACAAATGGAAATGCTCAAACAAAGCGGCAGTGTCTTTAAACTGTCATTCATTTGACATGACTAAAATCCTTTTTCCAGGAATAAGTCTCAACAACATGTTCATAATGGTGTCCGACTGGCAGCACACCAAAGTAAAAGACCCAGTTCCGAAGCGGATGGCTCACTCTTACAAAGAAGCAATCATGTCCATTACCATCACCACCCTGACCGACTTCTTCAAGTTCTCCATAGGCATCACGTCCGACTTCCCATCAGTGCAGTCGTTCTGCCTGTACACCAGCGTCTCCATCATATTTTGTTACATATACACAATCACCTTCTTTGGAGCCTTCTTGGCTGTAAACGGGAGACGAGAAGCCAGCAACAGGCACTGGCTGACCTGCATGAAAATACCATCAGACAATCCTGATCATCATTCTGTGATATACAACATCTGCTGTGTGGGAGGCAACTATGATAAGAACACTggagcagaggaaaaaaaaacaattattttttttaaggattacTATGGTCCGTTTTTGATCAAACCCTGTGTCAAGGGATTTGTAATCTTCCTTTATCTGGTGTATTTAGCTACGAGTATTTATGGATGTTTCCAGGTAGGCCTACAACAGGGGATTGAACTCTATGATCTGGCAGCTGATAACTCCCCCGTTACGAGATTCAATTTGAAGAATAGTCAGTATTTTTCTGAGTACGGTCCATCTGTGATGGTTATGGTCGGTGAGGAATTCCAATACTGGAATAAAACCAAGAGACACCAACTTCAGGAATGCGGAGAAGACTTTAAAAAGCTCCACTTTGTAGATGAGCGTATCTACACATCCTGGCTTGACGCTTATTTATCATATGGACAGGAAACACATTTAAACCTTGATGATAAAGATGTTTTTCTCAAAAATTTAGcaacattttttgatttatatCCTTTTTTCAAGCAAGATCTGAACCTAACTAGGGATGTCATCTATGCATCCCGGTTCTTCATCCAGACTGCTGATATTGCCAATGCCAACATGGAAATTTCCATGTTTACAGGTCTTAAAACCACTGCTGGCAGATGCCGTGCAGCGTCTTTATTAGTCTACAACCCATTATTCATCTTCTACGACCAGCATGCCGTAGTAGTTAGTAGCATGATTAAAAACGTTGGTGTAATCACGGCTGTGATGTTGGTTGTCTCTCTCCTGCTGATTCCAAACCCCCTCTGCTCATTATGGGTGACTTGTTCGATTGGGTCAGTGACTGCGGGGGTGACTGGTTTCATGGCGCTATGGGGCATGAGTCTTGATTCAATATCCATGATCATTTTTTCCATCTGCATCGGCTTCACCGTGGATTGCTCAGCTCACGTGGCTTACGCCTTCGCTTCAAGCAAGAGAACAAGTTGTGACGACAAGGTGGTGGATGCTCTCTCCAGTTTAGGCTATCCCATCCTTCAAGGAGCCCTGTCCACCATTTTAGGGGTGTCTGTCTTGGCTACGTCTGAATTTCACACATTCAGAACATTTTTTAAGATCTTCTTTCTTGTCATGTTTATTGGCATGCTTCACGGCCTCATTTTCATTCCAGTGATTCTGACACTATTTACATGCAGATCAGATGAAGACGAAAGTGAAAACAAGAGTTTGAAAATCAGCAAACTATGACCACAGTTACAGGCTCATTGTGTACTTCAGATCCCATAATAAAAATTTGGCAaagaaatttgctttaaaagtGAATCATTTGTTAAAGCAAACGACAGAGAACCTTTCTAATTCAGTGAAGCCAAAATAGTTATCTTATAACATGAATAACATAATGTGTACCGTATTttcaaagttatttatttttatatatatacgtTTTCTTGATGAATGAGCTCAAGATGAAAATTATCAGtgattttgtaaatgttttgctgtttttgtattCAATGCTTTATAATGTTCCCTATAATGTTCATTATTTTGCCATGTATACATGAAGCTACAATGAAGCTAACCATCCAAACCAGTTGTTCCAATAAGATTCTATTACTGAATGAATACATGGGTCATGTATATGCCACGCTGCAAGGCCAGTAACATCTTCTTATCACTACTGTGTTGATTAGAATACAATTCTCTTAATGGGCACCTTGTATAATTAGTGGAGCACATTAATATGCTGCTAAACTCTCAACTACTCTCTAATAAAAGTAAATTTAATTTCTGAAAATTGTACAGTGGTATTTCTTACATGGCAGCAGAGCAATTGTGTAATTGATCAAATTGTAGATGACTTGGTATTTCTTGGCAGATATAATGCCTGGTAATGTGTGTTTATGCTCTCTTCACATGGTGGTGGAATGAAATACTGTAATGTCACAATAATGACTATAGAAGCCCTGAGAGGTCTTTCTTTTGGCTAGAGAGTTATTTTTATCAGTGCTGGAGCACTTCAGCCTCTTGTGGACAAAACTTAGAAAAATGATCCTgataaaaaattaagaaaattcaCCTGGCAAAACTCTTTTTTCACCTGTTTCAcggatgaaaaaaataaagaaattagaAAGGTTATCCTGGCAAAACGTTGTTTTCACCTGTTCTTGAAACCgaggaaaaaacacaatttagatAAATCTTAGAAAATGAAGACATTTGTTTGTGTCACTTGCCTCTAAGGGCTTCCGTAGTGTAGATGACTGACATGggtattataaataaaattaggaGGATTACAGTTGGTTAACAATTAAGATGTCCTACTGGTTATCTTTATGCCGTTGTGAATTACTGGTTAAAACTCTAAGCTATGTGATGGGTTTGGGTTGCCCCCAAGGCTACATAAACATCATTTAAACTTATACCATCCATGAATCTAAATGTCATGTCCACTAATCAAAGTGATGTAACTCAATAATGTGTTGCTGCAATTGTTGCCCAGAAATTCCTGTAATCCGGGTTCAGAAGCATCAGGACTTTTGAAAACCTTACAGCTCAGATCTTTCACAATGAACATGTCAAACCTGGCACATAAGGGCAGAACAAAAATGTCATATTCCCTTTAGGTTGGCATACTTTTCAAATGTCACATCATTCAAAACTGCTTGTAATTAAGATGCACTACAATCCATCTCAATCAAGCTTTCAACTGGCAGCACATCAACATTAAGAACCCACTGCCCATGCAGATGGTTCACACCTTTGTAACTGTCATCATCACCATGACTGGTGTTTTTCAAATCTTTTGCATTGCTTTCATTTCCCTCTTTGCAGCATTTTGGTAgcaccaaaatcaaaatggaaagacaaagaaaagcagatttataaaatacattttttcatccACAGTGAGAACATAGACGTTTTGACATAGTGGCCATACAGCTGTACAGGATCAAGTTTTCCCAATTATTTTCTATACGGTGGCGCATCGATGACAGCTGCAGGATTAACTATCTCAGGTCCTTTACTTGCGGATatcaatatttcaaaataggGCAATAGAGCAGCCTTTTCCATGCAGCTGTATGTAGTTTGGTCAAGAAATCCACAAGGTCTTCAGGTTCCAACTTCCAGCATCTCTGGTGGCCCCTGCATAGCACAGGTCGTCTCTCCGATCTGTCACCCTCCGTCACGCCTGTCTTCCTCACCCTCCTTCCAGGATGAGATGCCTCTAGCCCACACAGCGTGACGTGACATGCCCCTACATGACAcccaggagagaaagagagagagagacagagacattttttttatattattgtttcaACGTACCCTTTGAGAGACATGCACAGAATTTATTTAGTATCTACAATCATACCCTAATTatcctgtttacttgtattattattatgtaaaatGCATTAACTCATTGTTGTTATGTATGTTtgttcttatgctttggcaacacaaatgtattttttgtcatgccaattaagcaacatgaaattgaaaattgagagagagagagagagagagagaaagagagcaaccGTGGAGCTTGAACTaataagaaagagagaggctgATTGATTggttatgaagtaaagaaatCAATCAGACCTTTTTGCTGCTTAATCAAACCCAGCTCCTTCAGTGTAGTTCGCTTGGCTAACACATGACGGAACAACAGCTTGCCTATAAATTACctatatattactataaattagtttaatagtttattgATTAAAAACATGTCTAGGTTGAAGGGAAGGCTGGACTGAATTCCCACAGATAGGTCTAGCCCTGTAGGTTTGGAGAAATGGTTGCCCAGTTTTATCGAAGTCTAAAAAAGAACACACAGTACCAGGGTTGAGGATTACGAAGAAGTAGAATGTTTTATCTTGCCGGGTGTAATATCAGGCTGAGGAGCCCAAAGGACATACGACGTTTGCTGCTGAACTGTTTTGGTTGTACAGTATTTGACTGAACAGAAAATTACCTTTAAAACTTGCATATACGGCCCAGAGcgcatatatatacagtatataaacaccCACATGTGATTGTTTCAAATCTCACCTCAAACACATGGGTATAATTATGTTGCTTTTGCAGCCTCAACTCTTTCCCAGAAGGCTTTTCAATAGATTTTTGGTACCTGGCTGGATGAATTTGGTTCCATTCAGCCACAAGAGCATTAGTGGGGTCCAACTCTGATATTGGACAATAAACTAGACTGGGGGTTATTTCCAAGCCGGTCAAGGTTTGTTAAACCCAACAGGGAAATTAGAAACTGGAAACTCTAGGAACAGGAAAAGGTTTGCCCCAACTGTTGCCACAAAATTGGAAGCACACTATTGTCTAACATCACCATATCCGGTAGAACCACAATTTCCCTAAAAGCCCCTGAAAACGTATGTTCTCAATTAGCTTTCTTCCTACAGTAATGAGATCATACATGAACACTTCATGTTCTACATAAGTTAAAACAGTTTTAGTCACATACGATATTTctgtacttcctgtgttttgCGCTCTTCTTATTGGCTTAAAGTGAAAATAATGACGctttatttactgtacattaattaacattacaaaaaaaaagaaagaacaaaaaatgaCTCCTGAACGCTTAAGTGGAAACAAATGTCTATCAATTACTAATCTAAATGAAGTACTTCATTTTGAAAAATCAGCCGACGCTGGCTTCATCGGTTTCAGCACCGGACAGCTCATCGCCGCTCCACCTAACACTGCGCCGTGATTGACAGAAGAAGCGGCCATACGCGGATCTGGAGCCCAGTGCGATGAAGAAGAAGACGGGCTCTAAGTGCGCTCGGCTCCTGATGTGTGTCTTCTTGGCTTTGGTGGGTCTACTTATCAATGCTTGTTGTGGACGGAAGAGGGCGGAGTGCGTTTGTCATCCAAGTGGGAAGCTCCCTGACTCGGTGCCtcctaaaaaatatataaatataataataacctGCCCCTTTTATTCCTCCCTTCTTCCTCGTTTGAGTCAGTCTATGTAGTAGACTATGCACGCAGAGGTAGAACGTCCGCCGCACAGCAGAGCCAAGACAGTTatctacagagagagagagagagagcgagcaagagagggagagagagagagaaggaggggggaaCAGCTGCAAGCATACTCAACATCAACAAGCTGTATGAGGCATCtgtaaagaagaagaggagattTAGCGAGGACTGCGCGGAGCTTCCTTACGTTTTCACCCTCCGTAGCTTTTTGATTTTAAGATCAGAGGCGTGGAGCTTGCATGAATATCCTACAAGTGGTGAAGCGATGGTTTAGCGGAGCAATTTGacaggttcttttttttttttttttttacagcacgCCCGCCCAACGACACTGTAATTCCGAGCAGCAACCCCCCAAACATCTGTGGACGCTTTTCTGGAGGGAGATGGCTGTTTTACGGCTGTCGTTGCTTTTGCAAATGGGATTTGTGATCGGATCTATACATGAATACGCGGAATGGTCAGCGCATGGAGAAGATCTCGGAGCACAGGAGGCGATTTACGGCGCTCAGACGCACCGTCGGCAGCTGGCGCATCTCCGTGCGCCTCAGCTTCATGCCGGGGAGACGGTGGAGCTGCCGCAGAAAATAGAGGAGCATCTCCCCAGGGTGGTCACGGCTTATCTTCACACGGGGGACTCGACCACCTTAAAGCACGCCAACTGCTCGCGGAGGTACGAGCTCACCTCTCGGCGGGGAAGGTCACGAGCCACCCCGCATTACTCCATGAGCAGCGTGCTGGATACGGTGCTGCACGCCACAAACTTCCTCAACATGCTCTTGCAAGCCAACAGGTCCAGGGAGCAGAGTCTCCGGCGAGACATAGAGTGGTACCATGCCTTAGTCAGGAGTATACTGGAGGGAGACGCCAAGATTCACCGGGCGGTTGTCACTTTTAACGCGGATTCGTCCGTGGCGGGGCCCT is a genomic window of Etheostoma spectabile isolate EspeVRDwgs_2016 chromosome 22, UIUC_Espe_1.0, whole genome shotgun sequence containing:
- the LOC116672143 gene encoding patched domain-containing protein 3, producing the protein MGCRRTDCLAKPLSGLFEKLGSLVGSYPCYFFVIPLILSAALGGGFTFLSDREDNDFERQFTPRKGPSKATRAFVRENFPYNDSMFSADRLYDNGNFASLIAVSTNSSSILTHPAFGEILRLNDMILNITVDNGSLGFSELCAKANGECVSNIVLEIISANATSIIFPVHRYRSSSVFLGSVLGGVITDANSSVMSAQAVKLIYYLDKKESSADASKLWLRGFQKLLSDATDCKHIDVSYYTSKSKQEEIDSHTTDGFPLFLITYACAITLSVISCLRLDNVRNKVWVAFFGVLSSGLTIVSSFGLLLYIGVPFVITVANSPFLILGISLNNMFIMVSDWQHTKVKDPVPKRMAHSYKEAIMSITITTLTDFFKFSIGITSDFPSVQSFCLYTSVSIIFCYIYTITFFGAFLAVNGRREASNRHWLTCMKIPSDNPDHHSVIYNICCVGGNYDKNTGAEEKKTIIFFKDYYGPFLIKPCVKGFVIFLYLVYLATSIYGCFQVGLQQGIELYDLAADNSPVTRFNLKNSQYFSEYGPSVMVMVGEEFQYWNKTKRHQLQECGEDFKKLHFVDERIYTSWLDAYLSYGQETHLNLDDKDVFLKNLATFFDLYPFFKQDLNLTRDVIYASRFFIQTADIANANMEISMFTGLKTTAGRCRAASLLVYNPLFIFYDQHAVVVSSMIKNVGVITAVMLVVSLLLIPNPLCSLWVTCSIGSVTAGVTGFMALWGMSLDSISMIIFSICIGFTVDCSAHVAYAFASSKRTSCDDKVVDALSSLGYPILQGALSTILGVSVLATSEFHTFRTFFKIFFLVMFIGMLHGLIFIPVILTLFTCRSDEDESENKSLKISKL